In Mustela lutreola isolate mMusLut2 chromosome 16, mMusLut2.pri, whole genome shotgun sequence, the genomic window ATCATTGTGTCTTGGTAAATGCGCTCCATGGATAACAGAAAATGATGATGATACTAGAGGGACCAGGAGGGGTCAGGGGAGGACTTCAGATGGGATGAAGTGCTGGCGGCGAAGCGGGAGGCATTtggtgagaaaaagaaatttgaccTAGGACAGGGAGGATAAGAGAAAGGGACAGCAAGCAAAGGCCTGGGAGAGGGCAAGTGTGGTGAACGTCCCCAAGGATCAGAAGGTGTCATGAGTGAAGGGGACGGTACTTGGAGAGGAGATGGAGGAGGGGACCTGCCGAGTCTTGTGGACAACTGCGGAAGTACTGACTTAGCTCCACGCGCAAGGGGAGCCCCCCAGGCTTTTAAGCTGACTGATAAGGCATGGGGAACACAATGTATGCGGCAAGACCCAGGAAGCCTTGTTCCAGGTGGTGGCAGCAAGCCAGGGAGGGTGACATTCCCAAGGAGAGTAGCTGTGGAGAGAGGAGACAGATCTGGGGCGTCTATGGGAAGAGCTGTGTGAGCAAGCGGGAGAAAAGGCCAGACCATGGGGCAGCTCCTAGGATACCCAGGGAGCCGCAGGACACCGACCCTTGGGGAGGAGCTGGTGTGTAGGGGCAAGTCTGAGAGCTCCGCTGGGCCCTGGCCATCCTCACCACCCCTTCTGCTCCCGCAGACAAGACAGCTTACAGCCCTTCAAGCCCAGGACACAGCCGGAGCTGAGGCTGGCTTGACGGTAAGAGCACCTGCAACCCCCCTTCCAGGCCTCCCCAGCCCTTGCCTGGGCCCAAGGTCCGCTcactctcccttcttccccacaGCCCACGCTCCTGAGGCTGAGACGAGACACCCACTTCCCCATCTGCCTGTTCTGCTGCAACTGCTGTAAGCGATCAAAGTGTGGCTTTTGCTGCAAGACATAGAGCCTCCCCGGCCTGCCCCCTCATCCTCCCCGACCCTCGTATTTATCTGCCTTGCCTTCCAACCCTCTGTGACCAGACTTGGAATAAAATGGTTCTGTCTGTTGTTTTCCACACTAGAGTGTCTGTTGTCTTTTCTTCCTGCCTGAGGCCTATGCCAGAGGCTTCTTCTGGCCCCTATTTGGTCCAGGTGTGTGGGGTTGGTGCGTACTGGGGTCGGCACTGAGGTTTGGTGAAGGAGATCTGTTTCCTgcgcttcccttccttcccctcttcagAAGACCTGAAACCTATGTCGCAACAGCAGGAGCTAGAAGTTAAACCAGGTGTCCTCTCCCTAAATAAAGCCTTCTTGAAACAAGGGTGGCAAATTCAGTGACCTCACAAGCATTCTCAGAGTAAGGTCCGGGGAACCCCCAGCAGGGCTCCACCAGGTGGAAACCACTAGAATGTCCTGTACCTTTCTCACTCCTGTCGCAGGTCAACAGGCTCTGTGACGTGGGATCCACATCATCACTCTGACAGGAACAGGCTATGTGCCCGTGTGCCTTGTGCTTTCCCAATATCCTGGTCTCCATTTCTAAGAGTTTCTAAGACATGGAGCAGCTAGAAACAGAACCCACGTAAACAAAATTTCTGGGGGGAGTCCTCAATAATTTTGCGGAGTAGAAAGGGGTCCTGACACCAaaaagtctgagaaccactggcttTCCGAGCAGGCACAGTGAGGGATGAGGGATGCTGGCTGGGCACAATGAGGGATGCTGGCTGGGTTTCAGAGGACCACGGTAAGAGGCATCCACTCGGTAAGGACATACCACCCTGCGAGACACTCAGGAGAAGACTGCTTACCTCCCCAAGGGGTTAAGTTCCCCCCCATTCTTCTTGAAACCATGTCCCTCTCAATGTATCCCATTTCCCCACttttgacagaaacagagacaatgcATTTTACTGTCTTCTTAGCGCCTAAGAAAACGTCAGCACTAGCAAGGCAATAAACGGCCTTGGCTATTTGGGCCCGGTGAGGAATATCAATGAGGAGGCCTGGGTTAAACCATGAGAGGGACCGGGAGTCGGGCTTGTCACACCCAAAGAACTAGAAAAGTCTTCAGTGTTCAGCTCATCGGGCCGTGTGACTGCTAATGAGTCATGAGTTGAACTCTGtgtcccccaccctcccaaatTTAAATGTGGAGGCCCTAACACCCAGTACCTATGACTGTGACTTGATTTAGAGGTAGGGTCTTTATAGAGAtagtcaagttaaaatgaggtcagtaGGGTGGGCCCTGATCCAAGAGGACTGCTGTCCTTGTAAAAAGCAGGGATTTGGACTCAGAGGTCTGTCTGCAGGGAGAAGACTGTGTGAACATGAAGACCGTCATCTAGAAGCTGAGCTGAGGAGCCTAGAACAgatccttcccccacccccagctctcagAAGGACCAACCCTGCCAACCTCGATGTCAGACCATGGCCTCCAGCACCGTGAGACCATAAATTCTGTTTTGTAatccacccagtctgtggtacccTGTCACACCTGGTTTTGAAGGCTTGGCTGGATGGGAGCATTGGCTACCCCTTTGGCCAGGCACAGGCCCTCCAGTGCCCcatcctcctggggcctggggacctgggattgcAGATTTCAGTGACAGTGGCCCCACACTGGCCTGTGCATCCTGCCCCCAGAGACAGCCTACGGTTCACACCTAGAGAGGTGATGGGCCCCCAAACTGTGCAGGCCCAAGACTCCAAGGGGGTTGGCATTGAGGTTGAAGGCTGTGACATAGGAGCACTCCAGGATCTCAGTGGCCTCCTCCAAAGCCCAGGCACCAGGGCCCTCTCTTCTCTAGGACCCAGGCGTTCAAGCCCCACCCTGCTCTCAATGGGCCTTTGTCCCTGTCTGGGAAAGG contains:
- the HAMP gene encoding hepcidin, producing MILSPRIQAAGLLFLLLASLASGSVLPHQTRQLTALQAQDTAGAEAGLTPTLLRLRRDTHFPICLFCCNCCKRSKCGFCCKT